TACATGCAGTTGTGTAAGCAAAAGTCAGTCAAAACTGATAGAAATCAAAAGAAATGTTGGAAACGAGAGGAACCAAATATTGCGTAATTCCATATCCAGTAGTAATATAGAAGAATAGAGGGGCCTGAGAGACAACAGAACTACATTATAAATAAAAAGAGCAACTCGTTAAAGTTGCTCTTATCTCTTACCCCGAAAGTGTTTAAAAGTTGCGGTAGAGAGGACTTGAAACAAAACGAGCTTGCGCCCACCAGCCCCTCAAGCTGACGTGTCTACCAATTCCACCACTACCGCGTAATTGGTGATGTGATAATACCTAAGAGCACCTTTTTTGTCAACGCACTTTCTCCCTTTTTCTCATCCTCCTCAAGAGCTTCGAAATTGAATAAAAAAGCCCTTTTGACAGGTAAATAAGAGAAATTAACAAAAATCTAACATTCCTGTAACACTATACTTCGGACCGGGATGAGAAATATGAGAGTATAAAATATGCACGTCATTGACCGAGTTGAGAGGGGAGAATATCCTGTATCTATCTAGGCCGTGTTCCCGCCGTCCATATTGAGGATAAATCGTGTACAGAAAATCATTTTTTCAACAGCTTTTTTATACAATTTTTTTACTCCTGCTCATAACAATCGTCCTCTATTTTGCCGTCACAATCGGCATCGTCAAAAAAGGAATGAACCGGGAAACACTGCAGCGTCAGATGGCCATGAACCAGATGGCGGTTAACCTGATTCCTCCTGCAGGATTTGATGAGGATGGAGGGCCACAGAAATACAGTGAAACCCTTGTAAAGGGAACCCAGCTGCGGATGACTATCATCGACAAAACAGGCCTGGTCCTCGCTGATACCTTCGAGGACATCGAGACCATGGACAACCATTCCTATAGACCCGAGGTCCAGAGGGCCCTACTCAACGGATGGGGGAGTTCCACCAGATACAGCAGCACTGTCTCCATGATGATGCTCTACACGGCGGTGTATGATGAGGGGCATGAACTGGTTGTCAGGCTCTCTCAATCGGTGGATCATATTCAGGATGACCTGGATCGAATTTATGAACAGATCCTTCTGATCTTTTTTGGAGTTCTTGTCTTGGGTGGAATCCTGACTGTTATCATCGCCCGGCGTTTAGGTTCTACTATGAGTTCTGTCAAGGAAGTTGCCGGAGAGTTCGCAAGGGGTAATTTTGATGTTGAACTGGATGTCTCGGGTTCACGGGAAGCCATTTCACTGACCCGCTCCATCAATGTCATGGGGCGCCAGCTTCAGGATAAAATCAGTACCATAACCTATCAGAAGAATGAACTGCAGGGGATGCTCAACAGCATGCGTGAGCCTGTCATCCTGTTGAATCACCGGTTGGAAGTCAAAGAAATGAATCCAGCTGCCCTGGCCATGGTGGAGCCGGGTGACGGTTTATCCTATCTGGGCAAGGGAATCCTTCAGATCATGAAATCTGTTGAGACCTGTGAACTGGCAGAAAAAGCGTTGAAATCCCGGGAACCTCAGGAAAGTATCATTCACTATACGGTGAGGGATTTATACCTGCAGGTGAATGCCACTTCTTTGTTTCAGGATGAAGACAATCCTCCCACGGTGCTCCTTGTAATGAATGATATTACAAACATCAAGAAGCTGGAGGTCCTGCGGAAGGACTTTGTGGCCAATGTTTCCCATGAGCTGAAAACTCCTGTCACCTCCATCATGGGATATGCGGAAACCCTGAACTCGGGAGCATTGGAATACCCTGATAAAGCCAAAGAGTTTGTCGAAATTATCTTTCGTCAGACCCGGAATCTCAGTGCCCTGATCGATGATCTTCTGACCCTGTCCAGGCTCGAAGACGGGCGCAGACGGTTTCATAAGGAAAAAATCCCTCTCTGCGATCTTCTTGGCAGTGCCGTATTGGTCTGCCAGCAAAAGGCCAGTGATAAAAAATCTGTCATTGAGGTTGAATGTAATTCAGCCTGTCTGGTCTCGGCGCATCCTGTCTTATTGGAACAGGCTGTGACCAATCTTATCGAGAATGCCGTGAAATACAGTTCGGATGAGAAGACTGTCACTGTTAAGGGATATTATAAGGATGAACAGATCTGTATTGAGGTGAAGGACCAGGGATTCGGTATTCCTGAAAAGGATATGGAACGTATTTTTGAGCGTTTTTACAGGGTTGATAAAGCTCGGAGCCGTGAAATGGGCGGCACAGGGCTGGGTCTTTCCATAGTAAAACATATTGCTCAGATTCATAACGGAAGCGTCACTGTGGAGAGCCGGGAAGGTTTGGGCTGTACCTTTACTCTTTCCCTTCCCGGTGAAGATCCGGCAGTCACAGAGGAACTGCCGGTATAATCTAGTTGACTGAAAACTGATAGCTGCTGGTATGGGTGTATAATTCTCCCGGTTTAAGTATACAGCTGGGAAACTGGGTCTGATTCACACAATCTGGATAGAGCTGTGTCTCCAGGCAGAAGCCCCAGTTCTTTCCATAAATCTGACCGCCCCGTCCTTTCGCATCCTTCAGAAAATTTCCTGTATAAAACTGAACTCCCGGCTGGTCGGTGAATACGTCCATGCTGCGGCCGGAGACCGGATCATGAACTGTTCCGTATTTTCGTATTCCTCTGCCTGGAGCCAGAACATAGCAGTGATCATAACCGCCGCCATCCACCTGGTTTATCCGGGTTCCGATGGTCTCTTCTTCAGTAAAATCCATGACGGTTCCTTTTACCGATAGAATCTCTCCTGTGGGAATTTGCTTTTCATCCACGGGAAGATAAAAGGGGCAGTCTAACTGTACTCTGTGATCCAGAATAGTGGCTTTGTGTATTCCCCCCAGATTAAAGTAACTATGGTTAGTCAGATTGACGGGAGTCGCCTTATCTGTGACGGCTTTGTAGTCTAATATCAGCTCTCCCCCGGAGGTCAGGGTATAGGTCATGGTGGTGCTCAGATTTCCGGGAAACCCCTCTTCACCATCGGGGCTGAAGGCATTCAGGATCACACCCACTGCGTCCTTTTTTTCAAAAGGGCTTATGAGCCAGTTCTTTCTGTCAAAGGCGTTCTCAACGCCTCCATGGAGGCAGTTGGTTCCATTGTTCTGAGGCAGTTTGTACTCCTGACCTTCCAGAGTGAAGCGTCCATTCGCTATGCGGTTGCCGAATCTTCCAATGGCGGCACCAAAGAAAAAGCGTGTATCCGTATATTCTTTTAAGCTGTCGAATCCCAGAGTTATCTCTTCAATTTTTCCCTGGCGGTCTGGACACTTTATCGATGTGATAACCCCGCCGAAGCTGGTTATCTGAACAGAGAGTCCGTTGTTTCCTTCCAGGGTATACAGATCGGCAATGTTTCCATCGGGAAGAGTACCAAAAACCTTTTTGCTTATTTTCATATCCATCTCCTCATTTGTTCTCCAGGCTGCAGGGCCTTGGTTGGTTATAATGTGCTACCAGAAGTGGGCGCATTTCCGGCGGGTTATTCTCATTGGACCGAAGGGCCTTTTGGTGTATTCAAATTGGAATAAAAAAAACTCCAGCATAACCGGAGTTTTATTGTAGTCCAATAGTTGGTTTAAGCCAACTATGAAAATCTGAGATTATTTTGAGCAGACTTCCAGGGCTTTGTCTGCAGCCGTGGCTGCGTCGGGAGTGTAGATATCGGCACCGATGGAATCGCAGAAAGACTGTGTTACAGGAGCTCCGCCAATCATGATAGTGATTTTATCTCTGATACCCGCATCAACTGCTGCTTTCACAACATTTTCCATCTGAGTCATTGTTGTTGTTAAGAGAGCAGAAACGGCGATGATATTGGCATCATTCGCTTTTGCGGATTCCACATACTGCTCGGGAGATACGTCTGTACCCAGGTCAATGACTTCCAGCCCCTTTCCTTCGAGCATGATTTTAACAAGGTTCTTACCAATATCGTGAAGGTCTCCCTTCACTGTCCCCAGGACTACTTTTCCCTTTGTTTCGGCACCGCCGGCTTCCAATTCTGATTTGAGTACTTCCAAACCGGCATTCATGGCTCTGGCAGCTATCAGAACTTCGGGAACGAATACCTGATTGTTCTTGAATTTCACTCCCACAATATTCATGGCCGCCAGTAGGGCGTCATCCAGAATAGTCTGAGCAGGAATCCCTGCATCCAGGGCTTCCTGACATAATTCTTTTACTTCTTTTGCTTTACCTTTCTGCATCAATTCGGAAATCTGTTCGAGATCTGCCATCATGTTTCTCCTTGGTTGAACCGGGTTTTCCGGTTCTGTATTAAGTTAAATCGTCTAATACATTCGACTTAATCCACGAAGTGCGAAATGCGGCATACGGCGAGGTAGGATCTACCCCGGAAACCGGTCCATAAGAAGTATCCTGACTTGCAGTTCATTCTCCCCTGAGCCTTCCCGGTAAACTTTGTGCTTCCAGTGGCATGATTCAGGTTTGTCCCTGCTCACAGTGACGGGATCGTGGAGGATTCTCACCTCGCTTCCTTCATTCTGAACGATTAAAGTATGCTATGACAATAAGGTGCCGTATTGGAATTTATCTGTAATTTTTGGTAAAAAATGGGGAATTAGGTAAAAAATAATCCATATCAAATTACTAGCAATTAGGCGTGAAAGCATCGAAATGTGAATATAAAGGATCTACCGAATATCTTTTTAATGAATTTCCTGTGTTTTCAGATCAATTTTCCCTCGCTTTTCTCTGTATTTTCCAGGAGATAGATCCGTCATTTTTTTAAAAACTTTCGTATAGTAGCTCTGATCTTCGTATCCGACCATCCCGGCAATTTCAACGAGTGAGAATTTGCTGTTCATTAAGAGGTTCTTGCTTTTATTGATCCGCACCTGATTCAGATAGGTGTTAAAATTGCATTTCATCTCTTCTTTGAATATTTTACTGAAGTAGGCCGGACTCAGATAGACCGCAGAGGCCACTTCATCAAGAGTGACCTTATCCGCATAGTTTTTGTTGATATACTGAATGGTCTGATAGATGGCATCCGCATGTTTGACATCCCTCAAGTCAAAGACCAGGTCGGAGAAGCGTACGATGACCCTGGCAAGCCAACCCGCCAGGCCTTCAACCGAATTATAATTATTGATTTCTTTCAGATAGTTATAATTCATCCCGAAAATCTGTTCGGCATCGGCGCCGCCTTCCACGGCAGCCCTGGACAGGAGGATCAGCAGCTCTAATACCCTGGCCTTCACCACATCATATTTTCCCCCGGAGGAAAAGAACACTGCTCCGAGGATCTCATTGAGTACCCGTCGGGCTTCTTTGGAATCACCGGTCTGAATAAGATGGAGGAGCTCCCTTTCTTTCTCGATGGGATACTGGGAAAATTCTGTGTCTTTATACTCCATCTGTTTGATGTACTGAATATACTCTGAAATTTGAGACTGCTGGTCCATCGAGTCTTTTTTGGAAGTCAGCTCTGAATGATCACCTTCAATGAGATGAGAGGCGGTAATGAGCAGTAATTCGGAAAGGGCTTTCGCCTTTTCGGTTGTGACCAGGGGAATCTTTTCAAG
The genomic region above belongs to Oceanispirochaeta sp. and contains:
- a CDS encoding PocR ligand-binding domain-containing protein, which encodes MNVKARDYISPFYKKALEIAKTYKQATGVDCFVINNKGYRLNEDGAQDGVCPFCTQLNQLCDNKADCRQAHLYGGYQAERFGGSYIYFCPINMLHWASPLMEEGLMTGALIAGPSLIIETDELIEELKSKFGEDSVEQAGLRENLEKIPLVTTEKAKALSELLLITASHLIEGDHSELTSKKDSMDQQSQISEYIQYIKQMEYKDTEFSQYPIEKERELLHLIQTGDSKEARRVLNEILGAVFFSSGGKYDVVKARVLELLILLSRAAVEGGADAEQIFGMNYNYLKEINNYNSVEGLAGWLARVIVRFSDLVFDLRDVKHADAIYQTIQYINKNYADKVTLDEVASAVYLSPAYFSKIFKEEMKCNFNTYLNQVRINKSKNLLMNSKFSLVEIAGMVGYEDQSYYTKVFKKMTDLSPGKYREKRGKIDLKTQEIH
- a CDS encoding ATP-binding protein, giving the protein MYRKSFFQQLFYTIFLLLLITIVLYFAVTIGIVKKGMNRETLQRQMAMNQMAVNLIPPAGFDEDGGPQKYSETLVKGTQLRMTIIDKTGLVLADTFEDIETMDNHSYRPEVQRALLNGWGSSTRYSSTVSMMMLYTAVYDEGHELVVRLSQSVDHIQDDLDRIYEQILLIFFGVLVLGGILTVIIARRLGSTMSSVKEVAGEFARGNFDVELDVSGSREAISLTRSINVMGRQLQDKISTITYQKNELQGMLNSMREPVILLNHRLEVKEMNPAALAMVEPGDGLSYLGKGILQIMKSVETCELAEKALKSREPQESIIHYTVRDLYLQVNATSLFQDEDNPPTVLLVMNDITNIKKLEVLRKDFVANVSHELKTPVTSIMGYAETLNSGALEYPDKAKEFVEIIFRQTRNLSALIDDLLTLSRLEDGRRRFHKEKIPLCDLLGSAVLVCQQKASDKKSVIEVECNSACLVSAHPVLLEQAVTNLIENAVKYSSDEKTVTVKGYYKDEQICIEVKDQGFGIPEKDMERIFERFYRVDKARSREMGGTGLGLSIVKHIAQIHNGSVTVESREGLGCTFTLSLPGEDPAVTEELPV
- a CDS encoding corrinoid protein; translation: MMADLEQISELMQKGKAKEVKELCQEALDAGIPAQTILDDALLAAMNIVGVKFKNNQVFVPEVLIAARAMNAGLEVLKSELEAGGAETKGKVVLGTVKGDLHDIGKNLVKIMLEGKGLEVIDLGTDVSPEQYVESAKANDANIIAVSALLTTTMTQMENVVKAAVDAGIRDKITIMIGGAPVTQSFCDSIGADIYTPDAATAADKALEVCSK
- a CDS encoding aldose epimerase family protein; its protein translation is MKISKKVFGTLPDGNIADLYTLEGNNGLSVQITSFGGVITSIKCPDRQGKIEEITLGFDSLKEYTDTRFFFGAAIGRFGNRIANGRFTLEGQEYKLPQNNGTNCLHGGVENAFDRKNWLISPFEKKDAVGVILNAFSPDGEEGFPGNLSTTMTYTLTSGGELILDYKAVTDKATPVNLTNHSYFNLGGIHKATILDHRVQLDCPFYLPVDEKQIPTGEILSVKGTVMDFTEEETIGTRINQVDGGGYDHCYVLAPGRGIRKYGTVHDPVSGRSMDVFTDQPGVQFYTGNFLKDAKGRGGQIYGKNWGFCLETQLYPDCVNQTQFPSCILKPGELYTHTSSYQFSVN